The DNA region GACGGCGCACGCCATCGACGTGCAGGTTGTGCATGATGCTGAAGAGCCAGGCGCGCATGTCGGCCACGCCGCCCCACAGGTTCGACTTGGCCCAGGCCCGCTCCAGCGTGTCCTGCACCAAATCGTCGGCGTCGTCACGGTTGTTCACCAGTGCGCGCGAATAGCGGCGCAGGCGCGGCACCCAGCTCAGCAGGCTTGCGTCGTCTTGCATCGGGGGGTCGTGGCCTGAGGGTCTGGACGGAAGTCGACAGCAAATGTCATTCCTTGATGATGTGCCAGACGTCTTTGAAGTTGTCGCCGGCGCGGTCGCCGGGCTTCTGGTCGGCCTGGTAGGTGTACACCGGCTTGCCCTTGTAGGCCCACTGGCGCGCACCGTCGTCGCGCATGACGATCGTGTATGCACCGGCGGGTTGGTCGCTGGCGGCGGCCATCGCGGGCGGCCACAGCGCGGCGCAGCCGCCGTTGCAGGTGCTCTTGCCGCTGCCTGCCACGTCCTTGTCGAAGGTGTAGAGCGTCATGCCCTTGGCGTCGACCAGCGCGCCGTTGGCGAGCTTGGCCGGCGCGTCGGCAGCCATAGCGCCGGTGAGTGGTGCCGCGAAGGAAGCCGCTGTGATCAGCAGCGCGGCCAGAGTCGAAAGGTGCTTCATGGGGTTGTCCTTTAGGGTCTGGTGGAGAGTAGCCACGCTGCGTGCCGTTCAGTAAGCCGCAGCCACCGCCAGCTTGGGGTCGATCTGCCAGGTTTCACTGACGATCTTGCCTTCACGGAACGTCAGCACGTAGCGCACCTTGATGGGCATCTTGCCTTCGAAGACGACGTTGGCCGAGACGGTGGCGCCCTTGGGGTTGGCCGATTCTTCAATCTGGCCGACTGTGAGCTTCAGTGGGCCGACGGCCTTGCCGAACTTCTCCCAGGTGCCGCGAATGGCATCGGTGGTGGCATAGGTGCCGTCGAGTGGGCCGCCTACCCAGTTCAGCTGGGCCTGGTCGGCATAGGCACGCATGACGATCTGGGTGTCGCCC from Acidovorax sp. T1 includes:
- a CDS encoding COG4315 family predicted lipoprotein — translated: MKHLSTLAALLITAASFAAPLTGAMAADAPAKLANGALVDAKGMTLYTFDKDVAGSGKSTCNGGCAALWPPAMAAASDQPAGAYTIVMRDDGARQWAYKGKPVYTYQADQKPGDRAGDNFKDVWHIIKE
- a CDS encoding nuclear transport factor 2 family protein — encoded protein: MFKTFAFAATALTLASGSAFAAPSDDARTHFQAIASGDTQIVMRAYADQAQLNWVGGPLDGTYATTDAIRGTWEKFGKAVGPLKLTVGQIEESANPKGATVSANVVFEGKMPIKVRYVLTFREGKIVSETWQIDPKLAVAAAY